A window of the Brassica napus cultivar Da-Ae chromosome C5, Da-Ae, whole genome shotgun sequence genome harbors these coding sequences:
- the BNAC05G23310D gene encoding uncharacterized protein BNAC05G23310D, giving the protein MYTAEEVVTHAVAAAREWFNAQSKEQRHSPHPQASRTTSPREAVIQTDAAWKIGTRTTGLGWSIKKTGETLNFQSVNCFVSSPLIAEGLAMRKAVKKCKELGLRHIRLESDSAQLIKALRSKLEPPEIYAIISDIRINCLAFETVYFAWIPRAKNSVDDGLAKQALALYQVV; this is encoded by the coding sequence ATGTACACTGCAGAAGAAGTGGTCACCCACGCAGTGGCGGCAGCTCGTGAATGGTTCAATGCGCAGAGCAAGGAACAGCGACATAGCCCACACCCCCAAGCAAGCCGAACAACCTCCCCCCGAGAAGCTGTGATTCAAACTGATGCAGCCTGGAAAATCGGCACAAGGACAACAGGACTGGGATGGTCAATCAAGAAAACAGGGGAAACCCTGAACTTCCAATCGGTGAACTGCTTTGTAAGCTCTCCTCTCATCGCGGAGGGTTTGGCCATGCGAAAGGCAGTTAAGAAATGCAAAGAGCTGGGACTCCGGCACATCAGACTGGAATCGGATTCTGCTCAACTTATTAAAGCTCTACGGTCGAAGTTGGAACCTCCGGAGATCTACGCGATCATCTCAGACATTAGAATTAACTGTCTTGCCTTTGAAACTGTTTATTTTGCTTGGATTCCTAGAGCAAAAAACTCTGTTGACGATGGTTTGGCTAAACAGGCTTTGGCTTTGTATCAAGTGGTTTAA
- the LOC106411416 gene encoding ABC transporter C family member 12-like isoform X1: MGFEAMAWYCKPVAQGFWEKTVDGAFGAYTPCVINTLVMLVSQIVLLGLCLYRIWIIFCNAKAQLYVLRNKYYNCVLGILACYCAAEPVLRLVMRISLFSMDEETYLPPFEVASLIVEASAWLSMLSLAGLETKRYVKEFRWYVRFGVVYVLVADAVLLDLVLPLNNSLNRTALYLCISSRCAQVLFGAMLLVYIPELDPYHGYHTLNNESLDNVEYDVLPEGENICPERRAGFFTGIFFDWITPLMQLGYRKTLTEKDVWQLDKWDQTETLIKRFQRCWIEESRRSKPWLLRALNKSLGGRFWFGGIFKIGHDLSQFVGPLILSQLLRAMQEDDPAWVGYVYAFLIFVGVTVGVLCQSQYFQHVGRAAFRLRSTMVAAVFHKSLRLTHEARKNFTSGKVTNMITADASALQVFLGSLLCTTNGFVTAANIVSQFFFQLIVEQLHGLWSAPFRIIMSIILLYQQLGVSSLFGSLILFLLIPLQTLVINKMRKLTKEGLQWTDKRVGITNEILASMDTVKCYAWEKSFESRIEGIRNEELSWFRKAQLLSAFNSFILNSTPVVVTVVSFGVFVLLGGELTPARAFSSLSLFSVLRSPLNMLPNLLSQAVNANVSLQRIEDLLLSEERVLAQNPPIQPGAPAISIKNGYFSWDSKTTKPTLSNINLEIPVGSLVAIVGGTGEGKTSLVSAMLGELSHGETSNVIIRGSVAYVPQVSWIFNATVRENIIFGSDFEPERYWKAIDVTALQHDLDLLPGRDLTEIGERGVNISGGQKQRVSMARAVYSNSDVYIFDDPLSALDAHVAQQVFDSCMKEELKGKTRILITNQLHLLPMMDRIILVSEGMIKEEGTFEELSGNGSLFQKLMENAGKMDAAQEMNKFDDEKILEDPTVNVEIKLGSTKQGEDGSSVLVKKEERESGIISWNVLMRYKNAVGGLWVVLILLACYVTTEALRLTSCTWLSFWTDQSTSKSYSTGFYIVMFALFGFGQVAVTFTNSFWLLTSSLHAAKTLHDSMLNSILRAPMLFFDTNPTGRVINRFSKDIGDIDRTVANLMNMFMSQLWQLLSTFALIGAVSTISLWSIMPLLILFYAAYLYYQNTSREVRRMDSVARSPIYAQFGEALNGLSSIRAYKAYDRMAKINGKSVDNNIRFTLANTTCNRWLTIRLETLGGVMIWLTATFAVMRSSNTENQAGFASTMGLLLSYTLNITTLMSGVLRQASKAENSLNSVERVGNYIDLPSEGAEIIESNRPVPGWPSRGSITFEDVHLRYRPGLPIVLHGLSFSVSPNEKVGVVGRTGAGKSSVLNALFRIVEVEKGRIMIDDYDVAKFGLTDLRRVLSIIPQSPVLFSGTVRFNIDPFDEHNDADLWEALQRAHMKDVIARNPLGLDTEVSEGGENFSVGQRQLLSLVRALLRRSKILVLDEATASVDVRTDTLIQRTIREEFKSCTMLVIAHRLNTIIDCDKILVLSSGQALEYDSPQELLSRDTSAFFGMVHSTGLANAQHLCNLVFGGREVNGRRQKG, from the exons ATGGGTTTTGAGGCCATGGCTTGGTACTGCAAGCCAGTTGCACAAGGATTTTGGGAGAAAACAGTGGATGGTGCCTTTGGCGCCTACACACCGTGCGTGATTAACACATTAGTGATGCTTGTTTCTCAAATTGTGCTTCTTGGTTTGTGTTTGTACCGGATATGGATCATCTTCTGCAATGCCAAAGCTCAGTTATACGTTTTGAGGAACAAGTACTATAACTGTGTGCTAGGGATATTGGCTTGTTACTGTGCTGCTGAGCCTGTACTGAGACTGGTCATGCGGATCTCACTCTTTAGCATGGATGAAGAGACTTATCTTCCTCCCTTTGAG GTTGCATCTTTAATCGTTGAGGCATCCGCTTGGCTCTCCATGCTTTCTTTGGCTGGGTTAGAAACCAAACGATATGTCAAAGAGTTCAGATGGTACGTGAGATTTGGTgttgtttatgttttggttgCTGATGCTGTGCTGCTGGACCTTGTGTTACCTCTCAACAACTCACTAAATAG AACTGCACTATATCTCTGTATCAGTTCAAGATGTGCTCAG GTTCTTTTTGGAGCTATGCTTCTTGTTTACATTCCGGAACTAGATCCTTACCACGGTTACCATACTCTAAACAATGAATCATTAGACAATGTTGAATATGATGTCCTCCCTGAGGGAGAGAACATATGTCCCGAGCGACGTGCCGGCTTCTTTACAG GAATATTCTTTGACTGGATCACGCCGCTTATGCAGTTAGGCTACAGAAAAACCTTAACCGAGAAGGATGTTTGGCAATTAGATAAATGGGACCAAACAGAAACTTTGATCAAAAG ATTTCAAAGATGCTGGATTGAAGAATCACGGAGAAGCAAGCCATGGCTTCTCCGAGCACTGAATAAAAGCCTTGGTGGAAG GTTCTGGTTTGGTGGTATTTTTAAG ATTGGACATGATCTTTCTCAATTTGTTGGACCGCTTATACTGAGCCAGTTATTGCGG GCAATGCAAGAAGATGATCCAGCTTGGGTTGGCTATGTCTATGCTTTCTTAATTTTCGTTGGAGTG ACAGTAGGTGTGCTTTGTCAATCTCAGTACTTTCAGCATGTTGGACGTGCGGCATTTAGGTTGAGGTCAACTATG GTTGCAGCTGTATTCCACAAATCTTTAAGACTAACTCATGAAGCTCGCAAGAATTTTACATCTGGAAAGGTCACAAACATGATAACTGCAGATGCTAGTGCACTTCAGGTATTCTTAGGTTCACTACTTTGCACAACTAATGGATTTGTAACTGCTGCTAACATAGTCTCCCAATTTTTTTTCCAGCTAATAGTAGAACAGCTCCATGGCTTATGGTCAGCTCCCTTTCGCATCATCATGTCTATTATTCTTCTCTATCAACAACTAGGAGTTTCTTCGCTTTTCGGTTCATTGATTCTGTTTCTCCTAATTCCTCTCCAG ACTCTGGTTATAAACAAAATGCGGAAACTAACTAAAGAAGGACTCCAATGGACCGACAAAAGAGTCGGTATCACAAATGAGATCTTGGCATCCATGGATACTGTAAA ATGCTATGCATGGGAAAAGAGCTTTGAGTCGCGTATTGAAGGAATTAGAAACGAAGAGCTCTCATGGTTTCGCAAAGCTCAGTTACTATCAGCT tttaatagttttatactgAACAGCACCCCAGTAGTTGTGACTGTGGTTTCATTTGGGGTTTTTGTTCTGTTGGGAGGAGAGTTGACACCAGCAAGGGCATtctcatctctttctctcttctcagtTCTAAGATCTCCTCTCAACATGCTACCAAATCTACTAAGTCAG GCTGTCAACGCAAATGTTTCACTACAGCGCATTGAGGACCTACTTCTCAGTGAAGAGAGAGTTCTAGCACAGAACCCACCTATTCAACCAGGAGCTCCAGCCATTTCAATTAAGAATGGATACTTTTCATGGGATTCAAAG ACAACGAAGCCCACACTGTCCAATATCAATTTGGAGATACCAGTGGGAAGCTTGGTTGCCATTGTAGGTGGAACCGGAGAAGGTAAGACATCACTTGTCTCGGCAATGTTGGGAGAGTTATCTCATGGTGAAACCTCCAACGTCATTATTAGAGGCTCCGTAGCTTATGTTCCTCAAGTTTCCTGGATCTTCAATGCCACT GTGCGCGAAAACATTATATTTGGGTCGGATTTTGAACCGGAAAGATATTGGAAAGCTATTGACGTGACTGCCTTACAACACGATCTTGATTTGCTTCCG GGCCGTGATCTTACAGAGATTGGAGAACGTGGGGTGAATATCAGCGGAGGGCAGAAGCAGAGAGTCTCAATGGCTAGGGCTGTCTACTCTAATTCAGATGTTTACATATTCGATGATCCTTTGAGTGCTTTAGATGCTCATGTTGCTCAGCAG GTCTTTGATAGTTGCATGAAGGAAGAGCTGAAGGGCAAAACGAGGATTCTAATCACAAATCAGTTACATCTTCTTCCTATGATGGATAGAATTATTTTAGTCTCCGAGGGAATGATTAAAGAGGAAGGAACCTTTGAAGAGCTGTCAGGGAACGGTAGTTTGTTCCAGAAATTGATGGAGAATGCTGGGAAAATGGATGCAGCCCAAGAGATGAACAAATTTGATGACGAGAAGATCTTGGAAGATCCTACTGTCAATGTTGAAATAAAACTAGGCAGTACCAAACAAGGTGAAGATGGAAGCTCCGTGCTTGTCAAGAAAGAAGAACGAGAGTCCGGCATCATTAGTTGGAACGTTCTGATGAG GTATAAAAATGCAGTAGGAGGGTTATGGGTAGTTTTGATTCTCTTGGCATGCTATGTAACAACTGAAGCTCTCCGACTCACAAGCTGCACATGGTTGAGTTTTTGGACTGACCAAAGCACGTCCAAGAGTTACAGTACCGGTTTCTACATTGTAATGTTTGCTCTTTTCGGATTTGGTCAG GTTGCTGTGACGTTTACCAACTCATTTTGGCTTCTGACATCAAGTCTACATGCGGCTAAAACACTCCATGACTCAATGCTGAACTCTATCCTGAGAGCTCCTATGCTCTTCTTCGACACAAACCCAACTGGGCGTGTAATAAATAGGTTCTCTAAAGATATTGGTGATATAGATAGAACTGTCGCCAACCTAATGAATATGTTCATGAGCCAGCTGTGGCAACTCCTCTCCACGTTTGCTCTTATAGGTGCTGTCAGTACCATTTCATTGTGGTCAATAATGCCACTCCTCATACTGTTTTATGCTGCTTACCTCTACTATCAG AACACATCACGTGAAGTAAGACGTATGGATTCTGTTGCAAGATCACCTATTTATGCTCAATTTGGAGAAGCGTTGAATGGTTTGTCAAGCATCAGAGCCTATAAAGCCTATGATAGGATGGCAAAGATTAATGGAAAATCAGTAGACAACAACATAAGGTTCACTCTTGCAAATACCACCTGTAATCGTTGGCTCACTATAAGATTAGAGACTCTTGGAGGTGTGATGATTTGGTTAACCGCAACTTTCGCGGTTATGAGAAGCAGTAATACAGAGAACCAAGCTGGTTTTGCGTCAACGATGGGTCTTCTTCTTAGCTACACACTGAATATCACTACTCTGATGAGTGGTGTTCTAAGGCAAGCTAGCAAAGCAGAGAACAGCTTGAACTCTGTTGAGAGAGTCGGTAACTACATTGATCTTCCTTCTGAGGGTGCAGAGATAATCGAGAGCAATCGTCCAGTCCCTGGCTGGCCTTCAAGAGGGTCTATTACATTTGAAGACGTTCACCTGCGTTATAGGCCGGGGCTGCCTATTGTATTACATGGACTGTCCTTTTCTGTCTCTCCTAATGAGAAAGTGGGAGTGGTGGGAAGAACTGGGGCAGGGAAGTCTTCTGTTCTGAATGCATTGTTTAGGATTGTGGAAGTGGAGAAGGGAAGAATCATGATTGATGATTATGATGTGGCTAAGTTTGGACTGACAGATCTGCGCAGGGTCCTTAGTATCATACCACAATCTCCAGTGCTTTTCTCAG GGACGGTGAGATTCAACATTGACCCATTTGATGAGCACAATGATGCTGACCTCTGGGAGGCTCTACAAAGGGCTCATATGAAAGATGTTATCGCCAGGAATCCTTTAGGCCTTGATACTGAG GTCTCAGAGGGAGGTGAGAATTTCAGCGTGGGACAAAGGCAACTGTTGAGTCTAGTGCGTGCGTTGCTAAGAAGATCCAAGATCCTTGTTCTAGATGAAGCAACTGCATCTGTTGATGTCAGAACAGATACTCTGATACAAAGGACCATCCGTGAGGAATTCAAGTCTTGCACAATGCTTGTTATCGCTCACAGATTGAATACCATCATCGACTGTGACAAGATCCTTGTCCTTAGTTCTGGTCAG GCTTTGGAGTATGATAGTCCACAAGAACTGCTATCAAGAGACACAAGCGCTTTCTTTGGGATGGTTCATAGCACTGGACTAGCAAATGCTCAGCACCTTTGCAATTTGGTCTTCGGAGGGAGAGAAGTGAACGGAAGGAGACAAAAAGGGTAA
- the LOC106411416 gene encoding ABC transporter C family member 12-like isoform X2 produces MGFEAMAWYCKPVAQGFWEKTVDGAFGAYTPCVINTLVMLVSQIVLLGLCLYRIWIIFCNAKAQLYVLRNKYYNCVLGILACYCAAEPVLRLVMRISLFSMDEETYLPPFEVASLIVEASAWLSMLSLAGLETKRYVKEFRWYVRFGVVYVLVADAVLLDLVLPLNNSLNRTALYLCISSRCAQVLFGAMLLVYIPELDPYHGYHTLNNESLDNVEYDVLPEGENICPERRAGFFTGIFFDWITPLMQLGYRKTLTEKDVWQLDKWDQTETLIKRFQRCWIEESRRSKPWLLRALNKSLGGRFWFGGIFKIGHDLSQFVGPLILSQLLRAMQEDDPAWVGYVYAFLIFVGVTVGVLCQSQYFQHVGRAAFRLRSTMVAAVFHKSLRLTHEARKNFTSGKVTNMITADASALQLIVEQLHGLWSAPFRIIMSIILLYQQLGVSSLFGSLILFLLIPLQTLVINKMRKLTKEGLQWTDKRVGITNEILASMDTVKCYAWEKSFESRIEGIRNEELSWFRKAQLLSAFNSFILNSTPVVVTVVSFGVFVLLGGELTPARAFSSLSLFSVLRSPLNMLPNLLSQAVNANVSLQRIEDLLLSEERVLAQNPPIQPGAPAISIKNGYFSWDSKTTKPTLSNINLEIPVGSLVAIVGGTGEGKTSLVSAMLGELSHGETSNVIIRGSVAYVPQVSWIFNATVRENIIFGSDFEPERYWKAIDVTALQHDLDLLPGRDLTEIGERGVNISGGQKQRVSMARAVYSNSDVYIFDDPLSALDAHVAQQVFDSCMKEELKGKTRILITNQLHLLPMMDRIILVSEGMIKEEGTFEELSGNGSLFQKLMENAGKMDAAQEMNKFDDEKILEDPTVNVEIKLGSTKQGEDGSSVLVKKEERESGIISWNVLMRYKNAVGGLWVVLILLACYVTTEALRLTSCTWLSFWTDQSTSKSYSTGFYIVMFALFGFGQVAVTFTNSFWLLTSSLHAAKTLHDSMLNSILRAPMLFFDTNPTGRVINRFSKDIGDIDRTVANLMNMFMSQLWQLLSTFALIGAVSTISLWSIMPLLILFYAAYLYYQNTSREVRRMDSVARSPIYAQFGEALNGLSSIRAYKAYDRMAKINGKSVDNNIRFTLANTTCNRWLTIRLETLGGVMIWLTATFAVMRSSNTENQAGFASTMGLLLSYTLNITTLMSGVLRQASKAENSLNSVERVGNYIDLPSEGAEIIESNRPVPGWPSRGSITFEDVHLRYRPGLPIVLHGLSFSVSPNEKVGVVGRTGAGKSSVLNALFRIVEVEKGRIMIDDYDVAKFGLTDLRRVLSIIPQSPVLFSGTVRFNIDPFDEHNDADLWEALQRAHMKDVIARNPLGLDTEVSEGGENFSVGQRQLLSLVRALLRRSKILVLDEATASVDVRTDTLIQRTIREEFKSCTMLVIAHRLNTIIDCDKILVLSSGQALEYDSPQELLSRDTSAFFGMVHSTGLANAQHLCNLVFGGREVNGRRQKG; encoded by the exons ATGGGTTTTGAGGCCATGGCTTGGTACTGCAAGCCAGTTGCACAAGGATTTTGGGAGAAAACAGTGGATGGTGCCTTTGGCGCCTACACACCGTGCGTGATTAACACATTAGTGATGCTTGTTTCTCAAATTGTGCTTCTTGGTTTGTGTTTGTACCGGATATGGATCATCTTCTGCAATGCCAAAGCTCAGTTATACGTTTTGAGGAACAAGTACTATAACTGTGTGCTAGGGATATTGGCTTGTTACTGTGCTGCTGAGCCTGTACTGAGACTGGTCATGCGGATCTCACTCTTTAGCATGGATGAAGAGACTTATCTTCCTCCCTTTGAG GTTGCATCTTTAATCGTTGAGGCATCCGCTTGGCTCTCCATGCTTTCTTTGGCTGGGTTAGAAACCAAACGATATGTCAAAGAGTTCAGATGGTACGTGAGATTTGGTgttgtttatgttttggttgCTGATGCTGTGCTGCTGGACCTTGTGTTACCTCTCAACAACTCACTAAATAG AACTGCACTATATCTCTGTATCAGTTCAAGATGTGCTCAG GTTCTTTTTGGAGCTATGCTTCTTGTTTACATTCCGGAACTAGATCCTTACCACGGTTACCATACTCTAAACAATGAATCATTAGACAATGTTGAATATGATGTCCTCCCTGAGGGAGAGAACATATGTCCCGAGCGACGTGCCGGCTTCTTTACAG GAATATTCTTTGACTGGATCACGCCGCTTATGCAGTTAGGCTACAGAAAAACCTTAACCGAGAAGGATGTTTGGCAATTAGATAAATGGGACCAAACAGAAACTTTGATCAAAAG ATTTCAAAGATGCTGGATTGAAGAATCACGGAGAAGCAAGCCATGGCTTCTCCGAGCACTGAATAAAAGCCTTGGTGGAAG GTTCTGGTTTGGTGGTATTTTTAAG ATTGGACATGATCTTTCTCAATTTGTTGGACCGCTTATACTGAGCCAGTTATTGCGG GCAATGCAAGAAGATGATCCAGCTTGGGTTGGCTATGTCTATGCTTTCTTAATTTTCGTTGGAGTG ACAGTAGGTGTGCTTTGTCAATCTCAGTACTTTCAGCATGTTGGACGTGCGGCATTTAGGTTGAGGTCAACTATG GTTGCAGCTGTATTCCACAAATCTTTAAGACTAACTCATGAAGCTCGCAAGAATTTTACATCTGGAAAGGTCACAAACATGATAACTGCAGATGCTAGTGCACTTCAG CTAATAGTAGAACAGCTCCATGGCTTATGGTCAGCTCCCTTTCGCATCATCATGTCTATTATTCTTCTCTATCAACAACTAGGAGTTTCTTCGCTTTTCGGTTCATTGATTCTGTTTCTCCTAATTCCTCTCCAG ACTCTGGTTATAAACAAAATGCGGAAACTAACTAAAGAAGGACTCCAATGGACCGACAAAAGAGTCGGTATCACAAATGAGATCTTGGCATCCATGGATACTGTAAA ATGCTATGCATGGGAAAAGAGCTTTGAGTCGCGTATTGAAGGAATTAGAAACGAAGAGCTCTCATGGTTTCGCAAAGCTCAGTTACTATCAGCT tttaatagttttatactgAACAGCACCCCAGTAGTTGTGACTGTGGTTTCATTTGGGGTTTTTGTTCTGTTGGGAGGAGAGTTGACACCAGCAAGGGCATtctcatctctttctctcttctcagtTCTAAGATCTCCTCTCAACATGCTACCAAATCTACTAAGTCAG GCTGTCAACGCAAATGTTTCACTACAGCGCATTGAGGACCTACTTCTCAGTGAAGAGAGAGTTCTAGCACAGAACCCACCTATTCAACCAGGAGCTCCAGCCATTTCAATTAAGAATGGATACTTTTCATGGGATTCAAAG ACAACGAAGCCCACACTGTCCAATATCAATTTGGAGATACCAGTGGGAAGCTTGGTTGCCATTGTAGGTGGAACCGGAGAAGGTAAGACATCACTTGTCTCGGCAATGTTGGGAGAGTTATCTCATGGTGAAACCTCCAACGTCATTATTAGAGGCTCCGTAGCTTATGTTCCTCAAGTTTCCTGGATCTTCAATGCCACT GTGCGCGAAAACATTATATTTGGGTCGGATTTTGAACCGGAAAGATATTGGAAAGCTATTGACGTGACTGCCTTACAACACGATCTTGATTTGCTTCCG GGCCGTGATCTTACAGAGATTGGAGAACGTGGGGTGAATATCAGCGGAGGGCAGAAGCAGAGAGTCTCAATGGCTAGGGCTGTCTACTCTAATTCAGATGTTTACATATTCGATGATCCTTTGAGTGCTTTAGATGCTCATGTTGCTCAGCAG GTCTTTGATAGTTGCATGAAGGAAGAGCTGAAGGGCAAAACGAGGATTCTAATCACAAATCAGTTACATCTTCTTCCTATGATGGATAGAATTATTTTAGTCTCCGAGGGAATGATTAAAGAGGAAGGAACCTTTGAAGAGCTGTCAGGGAACGGTAGTTTGTTCCAGAAATTGATGGAGAATGCTGGGAAAATGGATGCAGCCCAAGAGATGAACAAATTTGATGACGAGAAGATCTTGGAAGATCCTACTGTCAATGTTGAAATAAAACTAGGCAGTACCAAACAAGGTGAAGATGGAAGCTCCGTGCTTGTCAAGAAAGAAGAACGAGAGTCCGGCATCATTAGTTGGAACGTTCTGATGAG GTATAAAAATGCAGTAGGAGGGTTATGGGTAGTTTTGATTCTCTTGGCATGCTATGTAACAACTGAAGCTCTCCGACTCACAAGCTGCACATGGTTGAGTTTTTGGACTGACCAAAGCACGTCCAAGAGTTACAGTACCGGTTTCTACATTGTAATGTTTGCTCTTTTCGGATTTGGTCAG GTTGCTGTGACGTTTACCAACTCATTTTGGCTTCTGACATCAAGTCTACATGCGGCTAAAACACTCCATGACTCAATGCTGAACTCTATCCTGAGAGCTCCTATGCTCTTCTTCGACACAAACCCAACTGGGCGTGTAATAAATAGGTTCTCTAAAGATATTGGTGATATAGATAGAACTGTCGCCAACCTAATGAATATGTTCATGAGCCAGCTGTGGCAACTCCTCTCCACGTTTGCTCTTATAGGTGCTGTCAGTACCATTTCATTGTGGTCAATAATGCCACTCCTCATACTGTTTTATGCTGCTTACCTCTACTATCAG AACACATCACGTGAAGTAAGACGTATGGATTCTGTTGCAAGATCACCTATTTATGCTCAATTTGGAGAAGCGTTGAATGGTTTGTCAAGCATCAGAGCCTATAAAGCCTATGATAGGATGGCAAAGATTAATGGAAAATCAGTAGACAACAACATAAGGTTCACTCTTGCAAATACCACCTGTAATCGTTGGCTCACTATAAGATTAGAGACTCTTGGAGGTGTGATGATTTGGTTAACCGCAACTTTCGCGGTTATGAGAAGCAGTAATACAGAGAACCAAGCTGGTTTTGCGTCAACGATGGGTCTTCTTCTTAGCTACACACTGAATATCACTACTCTGATGAGTGGTGTTCTAAGGCAAGCTAGCAAAGCAGAGAACAGCTTGAACTCTGTTGAGAGAGTCGGTAACTACATTGATCTTCCTTCTGAGGGTGCAGAGATAATCGAGAGCAATCGTCCAGTCCCTGGCTGGCCTTCAAGAGGGTCTATTACATTTGAAGACGTTCACCTGCGTTATAGGCCGGGGCTGCCTATTGTATTACATGGACTGTCCTTTTCTGTCTCTCCTAATGAGAAAGTGGGAGTGGTGGGAAGAACTGGGGCAGGGAAGTCTTCTGTTCTGAATGCATTGTTTAGGATTGTGGAAGTGGAGAAGGGAAGAATCATGATTGATGATTATGATGTGGCTAAGTTTGGACTGACAGATCTGCGCAGGGTCCTTAGTATCATACCACAATCTCCAGTGCTTTTCTCAG GGACGGTGAGATTCAACATTGACCCATTTGATGAGCACAATGATGCTGACCTCTGGGAGGCTCTACAAAGGGCTCATATGAAAGATGTTATCGCCAGGAATCCTTTAGGCCTTGATACTGAG GTCTCAGAGGGAGGTGAGAATTTCAGCGTGGGACAAAGGCAACTGTTGAGTCTAGTGCGTGCGTTGCTAAGAAGATCCAAGATCCTTGTTCTAGATGAAGCAACTGCATCTGTTGATGTCAGAACAGATACTCTGATACAAAGGACCATCCGTGAGGAATTCAAGTCTTGCACAATGCTTGTTATCGCTCACAGATTGAATACCATCATCGACTGTGACAAGATCCTTGTCCTTAGTTCTGGTCAG GCTTTGGAGTATGATAGTCCACAAGAACTGCTATCAAGAGACACAAGCGCTTTCTTTGGGATGGTTCATAGCACTGGACTAGCAAATGCTCAGCACCTTTGCAATTTGGTCTTCGGAGGGAGAGAAGTGAACGGAAGGAGACAAAAAGGGTAA
- the LOC106408860 gene encoding serine/arginine repetitive matrix protein 1-like, with protein MCQRLDHELRDCLEAKARKRDALKEKEEAKERLEVQPAGERHRQNREVNFRTSGAREYDRRRPSEIENYSRRGRDSQERNKYPPRHHPYARSMRDNSRDRGSQQHSSFFQRHVQTNYQPRDQNSHQNSQERVHKPISNDTNSQEQGSDRNARSTRSLGFGSHREGNEPSTEPARNRAELSPLVGGASPTGNPNSVPKDAVELAIVEVREAMAQYTACADPTESAARKERMRLAEAQGEIEETAIRMVQASKGTTPARSPPVEIPARIPAVLRLGPSTQEETRTDGNPEPPTKRKPGRPPGKRRTQESPLKLTGPLAAKRRVS; from the coding sequence ATGTGTCAACGCCTCGACCATGAACTACGGGACTGTCTGGAGGCAAAAGCACGCAAGAGGGATGCCCTTAAGGAAAAAGAGGAAGCGAAAGAGCGGCTGGAAGTTCAACCAGCTGGAGAGAGGCACCGCCAAAACAGAGAGGTGAACTTCAGAACCTCGGGAGCACGGGAGTATGATAGAAGGAGACCATCGGAGATTGAGAACTACTCCCGCAGGGGTCGAGACTCACAGGAGAGGAATAAATATCCACCTCGACACCACCCCTACGCTCGATCTATGCGAGATAACTCTAGAGACAGAGGAAGCCAACAACATTCGTCTTTCTTTCAGAGACATGTGCAAACGAACTATCAACCCCGTGATCAAAACTCGCATCAAAACTCGCAGGAACGAGTTCATAAACCGATCTCTAATGACACTAACTCCCAAGAGCAGGGGTCAGATCGCAATGCTAGAAGCACTAGAAGCCTAGGTTTTGGCAGTCATAGGGAAGGGAATGAACCTAGCACGGAACCAGCTAGAAACAGAGCAGAGCTTAGTCCTTTAGTAGGAGGGGCTTCTCCTACGGGGAATCCAAACTCTGTTCCCAAAGATGCAGTGGAGTTGGCAATAGTTGAGGTTCGGGAGGCAATGGCACAATACACGGCCTGTGCAGACCCAACAGAGAGTGCCGCAAGAAAAGAACGGATGCGTTTGGCTGAGGCCCAAGGTGAAATAGAAGAAACTGCAATCCGAATGGTCCAAGCCTCCAAAGGCACAACACCTGCAAGGTCACCACCAGTGGAGATTCCAGCTAGAATCCCAGCAGTTCTCAGACTTGGACCTTCTACACAGGAGGAAACAAGAACTGATGGAAACCCTGAACCCCCGACAAAGCGAAAACCAGGAAGGCCCCCGGGGAAGAGGAGGACACAAGAAAGCCCTCTGAAGCTTACAGGACCATTGGCGGCTAAGAGGAGAGTCTCCTAG